Proteins encoded by one window of Amaranthus tricolor cultivar Red isolate AtriRed21 chromosome 4, ASM2621246v1, whole genome shotgun sequence:
- the LOC130810256 gene encoding uncharacterized protein LOC130810256 yields the protein MVSSAWLCRQLLQDLEANLDVPVDSLQRLCMERYKIHVKLRLLNKVKSLVREQLHGGFAKSYPALPKYAEMIKPTNPRSYALVTWIDSLQFKACFISFAAQVRGFLGGCRPIIGIDGAHLSGYYKGVMLTAVAIDGNNEIFVLAYGIVDTESIDSWTYFFRNLRCLFAQYESQMDDWTFISDRMRGVESALFEVFPIATRRICCQHLYSNCKAAGWSGAVFHKMFWIAANTYNEYVFEKVMSKIKEFDAAAYDYLKNVEEQWSMHMFDMTVCCDHNTTNSVESFNAITKANRDMLVLTLLEDVRNWCMKRMGSRFDKVVSIEPNDLVEHAKGVLATRTDDSKLCHVTAAGGGEFKVRDGHVKFPVTLGNMTCGWGKWQGSGIPCKHGLRVLYN from the exons ATGGTCTCTTCAGCATGGCTATGCAGACAATTGTTACAAGACTTAGAGGCAAACCTAGATGTCCCAGTTGATTCATTGCAGAGGCTGTGCATGGAAAGGTACAAGATCCATGTGAAGTTGAGATTGTTAAACAAAGTGAAGAGTTTAGTGAGGGAGCAATTACATGGTGGGTTTGCTAAGTCCTATCCAGCTCTTCCAAAGTATGCTGAAATGATAAAGCCCACAAATCCTAGGTCTTATGCTCTAGTTACATGGATTGATAGTTTGCAATTTAAGGCCTGTTTTATATCTTTTGCAGCTCAAGTGAGAGGATTCTTAGGTGGTTGTAGACCTATCATAGGAATAGATGGTGCACATTTAAGTGGGTATTACAAAGGGGTTATGCTCACTGCAGTTGCAATAGATGGGAATAATGAGATCTTTGTGTTAGCCTATGGGATTGTTGACACAGAGAGCATAGATTCCTGGACTTATTTTTTCAGAAACTTAAGGTGCTTGTTTGCTCAGTATGAATCTCAGATGGATGACTGGACTTTTATCAGTGACAGGATGAGG GGGGTTGAATCAGCTTTGTTTGAGGTGTTCCCAATAGCTACCAGGAGAATATGCTGCCAGCATTTGTACTCAAATTGCAAGGCTGCAGGATGGAGTGGGGCAGTATTTCATAAGATGTTTTGGATTGCGGCAAATACCTATAATGAGTACGTTTTTGAAAAAGTTATGTCCAAGATAAAAGAGTTTGATGcagcagcatatgactatctaaAAAATGTAGAAGAGCAGTGGAGTATGCACATGTTTGACATGACAGTTTGTTGTGATCATAACACAACAAACTCCGTAGAGTCATTCAATGCAATAACAAAGGCTAACAGGGACATGCTTGTATTGACATTGCTGGAAG atGTCAGGAATTGGTGTATGAAAAGGATGGGTTCTAGGTTCGATAAAGTAGTAAGTATAGAACCTAATGATCTAGTAGAGCATGCAAAGGGGGTGCTGGCGACTAGGACTGATGATTCTAAGTTATGCCATGTCACTGCAGCTGGTGGTGGAGAGTTTAAGGTGAGGGATGGCCATGTCAAGTTCCCTGTCACGcttggaaatatgacttgtgGGTGGGGGAAATGGCAAGGATCAGGGATCCCTTGCAAGCATGGTCTAAGGGTCCTTTACAACTAG
- the LOC130810258 gene encoding cell division protein FtsY homolog, chloroplastic, giving the protein MAVTSSSSSLSLFSNPQSKLSNPQFLNLPSTIRPTTSRFKCSATGQTGFFTKLGRLIKEKAKSDVEKIFSGFSKTRDNLAVIDELLLYWNLADTDRVLDELEEALLVSDFGPKITIKIVESLREDILAGKLKSGPEIKDALKKSVLELLTNKGSKTELQLGFRKPAVVMIVGVNGGGKTTSLGKLAHRLKNEGAKILLAAGDTFRAAASDQLEIWAERTGCEIVVAEKEKAKAASVLSQAVKKGKEEGYDIVLCDTSGRLHTNYSLMEELIACKKAVSKVVSGAPNEILQVLDGTTGLNMLPQAREFNDVVGVTGLILTKLDGSARGGCVVSVVDELGIPVKFVGVGESLEDLQPFDAEAFVDAIFS; this is encoded by the exons ATGGCGGTtacttcatcatcttcctcacTCTCTCtcttctcaaatcctcaatccAAACTCAGCAACCCTCAATTCCTTAATCTTCCTTCAACAATTCGACCGACTACAAGTCGGTTTAAATGCAGTGCCACTGGACAAACCGGTTTCTTTACCAAACTGGGACGATTAATTAAGGAGAAAGCGAAAAGTGATGTCGAGAAGATTTTCTCAGGGTTTTCGAAAACTCGCGATAATCTAGCTGTCATCGATGAACTTCTCTTGTACTGGAATCTCGCTGATACTGACCGCGTTCTCGATGAACTCGAAGAG GCCTTGCTTGTGTCAGATTTTGGACCGAAAATTACTATTAAGATTGTGGAATCTTTGCGCGAAGATATTTTGGCTGGTAAGCTTAAATCTGGACCTGAAATCAAG GATGCCTTGAAGAAGAGTGTTCTTGAGTTGCTAACTAATAAAGGAAGCAAGACAGAACTTCAGCTGGGATTCAG GAAACCTGCTGTAGTCATGATTGTTGGTGTCAATGGAGGTGGAAAAACTACTTCCCTTG gcAAGTTGGCCCAtagattgaagaatgaaggagcTAAG ATACTGCTGGCAGCAGGTGACACATTTCGTGCTGCTGCCAGTGATCAGCTTGAGATCTGGGCTGAACGGACAGGTTGCGAGATTGTTGTAGCAGAAAAAGAGAAAGCAAAAGCAGCATCAG TTCTTTCACAGGCCGTAAAGAAGGGGAAGGAAGAAGGATATGACATTGTCCTGTGTGACACATCTGGAC GTCTTCATACTAATTACAGCCTCATGGAGGAGTTGATTGCTTGTAAAAAAGCTGTGAGCAAAGTTGTTTCTGGTGCTCCTAAC GAAATTCTGCAAGTTTTGGATGGAACAACGGGTTTAAATATGCTTCCTCAGGCAAGGGAATTCAACGAT GTTGTTGGAGTTACTGGATTAATCTTGACAAAACTTGATGGTTCTGCACGAGGTGGCTGTGTG GTTAGTGTGGTTGATGAGCTTGGCATTCCAGTGAAATTTGTCGGTGTTGGTGAAAGCCTGGAAGACCTTCAACCTTTTGATGCTGAAGCCTTTGTTGATGCCATTTTCTCATGA
- the LOC130810259 gene encoding elicitor-responsive protein 3-like, translated as MPLGKLEVLLVSAKALENSDFLSSMDPYVILTCRTQEQKSSISTDGGSNPEWNETFLFTVSGEAPDLNLKIMDKDNFSADDFVGEANISLSVVFEEGNVPPTSYNVVKDGEYKGEIRVGLTFTPQETYGSRGLEEESYGGWKESSSDF; from the exons atGCCTCTCGGAAAGCTTGAAGTCCTCCTTGTTTCTGCTAAAGCCCTCGAAAACTCTGATTTTCTct CAAGCATGGATCCATATGTAATTCTCACTTGCCGCACTCAAGAACAAAAGAGTAGCATCTCAACAG ATGGAGGATCAAACCCAGAATGGAATGAGACCTTTTTGTTTACTGTATCTGGAGAAGCTCCTGATCTCAACCTGAAAATCATGGACAAGGATAATTTTAGCGCTGATGATTTCGTGGGGGAGGCAAA CATTTCATTAAGTGTAGTATTTGAAGAAGGAAATGTCCCACCCACATCTTATAATGTTGTCAAAGATGGAGAATACAAGGGCGAAATCAGGGTTGGACTCACTTTCACCCCCCAAGAG ACATATGGCAGTCGTGGTCTGGAAGAGGAGTCGTATGGTGGTTGGAAAGAATCATCATCTGATTTTTGA
- the LOC130810260 gene encoding digalactosyldiacylglycerol synthase 2, chloroplastic: MAKKQHIAIYTTASLPWMTGTAVNPLFRAFYLAKDGERKVTLAIPWLSINDQGLVYPDNITFKSAKEHEAYVRKWLEDRTRMISRFEIKFYPGKFAVDKRSILPVGDITAVIPDEEADIAVLEEPEHLTWFHHGKRWKAKFRLVIGVVHTNYLEYVKREKNVVQAFLLKHVNSWVISIYCHKVIRLSAATQDLEGSIICNVHGVNPKFIEVGKKKKEECEKGEIAFTKGTYYIGKMIWNKGYRELLKLLKDHQKELVGLEVDLYGTGEDSNEVKVAAKKLELPVRVYPGRDHADPLFHDYKVFLNPSTTDVVCTTTAEALAMGKIVVCANHPSNEFFRQFPNCFIYDDSKGFVATIQKALTEQPTPLTDAQQHELSWEAATQRFLNVTQLDQVSTPRLSTRHSTKKFASLSSSNMKKKLEDASAYIHNAVSGFEFTRTAFGAIPGTLKPDEEICKELGL, from the exons ATGGCTAAGAAGCAGCATATTGCAATTTATACAACGGCCAGCTTACCATGGATGACTGGTACTGCTGTGAATCCACTGTTCCGTGCTTTCTATCTCGCAAAAGATGGGGAGAGGAAGGTTACTTTGGCAATTCCTTGGTTGTCTATAAATGATCAAGGACTTGTATACCCTGACAACATAACGTTCAAGTCAGCCAAAGAACATGAGGCTTATGTGCGCAAATGGTTGGAAGACCGGACTCGAATGATTTCTCggtttgaaattaagttttatcCTGGAAAG TTTGCTGTAGATAAAAGGAGCATTCTTCCCGTTGGAGATATCACTGCTGTCATACCAGATGAAGAGGCAGATATAGCAGTCCTTGAGGAACCCGAACACCTAACTTGGTTTCACCATGGAAAAAGATGGAAAGCAAAATTCCGGCTGGTTATTGGGGTTGTGCACACCAATTACTTGGAATATGTTAAACGAGAGAAGAATGTTGTCCAAGCTTTTCTTCTAAAACATGTAAATAGCTGGGTGATCAGTATCTACTGTCACAAG GTAATTCGATTGTCTGCAGCCACTCAAGATCTTGAAGGATCTATAATATGTAATGTTCATGGGGTCAATCCCAAATTTATTGAGGTAggcaagaaaaagaaagaagaatgtGAAAAAGGTGAAATTGCCTTCACCAAAGGGACCTATTATATAGGTAAGATGATATGGAATAAAGGATATAGGGAATTGCTTAAACTTCTTAAGGACCATCAAAAAGAGCTAGTTGGTCTTGAGGTAGATCTCTATGGCACTGGAGAGGACTCTAATGAAGTCAAGGTAGCAGCCAAGAAGCTGGAATTACCAGTAAGAGTGTATCCTGGACGTGATCATGCTGATCCTTTATTTCACGA CTACAAAGTGTTTCTCAATCCAAGCACAACAGATGTAGTCTGCACGACTACAGCAGAAGCACTCGCCATGGGCAAGATTGTCGTCTGTGCCAACCATCCGTCTAATGAATTCTTCAGGCAATTTCCTAATTGCTTCATTTATGACGACAGTAAAGGCTTTGTTGCAACGATCCAGAAAGCATTAACCGAACAACCAACACCGTTAACTGATGCACAGCAGCATGAGTTATCATGGGAAGCTGCAACACAAAGATTTTTGAATGTCACTCAATTAGACCAAGTATCTACTCCGAGACTCTCGACAAGACATTCCACTAAAAAATTTGCCTCTTTGTCCTCGTCTAATATGAAGAAAAAGCTCGAAGACGCCTCAGCGTACATACATAATGCAGTGTCGGGGTTTGAATTTACTCGGACTGCTTTTGGTGCAATCCCCGGGACCCTAAAACCCGATGAAGAAATTTGCAAGGAGCTGGGGTTGTAA